A DNA window from Panthera tigris isolate Pti1 chromosome X, P.tigris_Pti1_mat1.1, whole genome shotgun sequence contains the following coding sequences:
- the FHL1 gene encoding four and a half LIM domains protein 1 isoform X4 — MASHRHSGPSSYKVGTMTEKFDCHYCRDNLQGKKYVQKDGHHCCLKCFDKFCANTCVDCRKPIGADSKEVHYKNRYWHDTCFRCAKCLHPLANETFVAKDNKIFCNKCTTREDNPKCKGCFKPIVAGDQNVEYKKTVWHKDCFTCSNCKQVIGTGSFFPKGEDFYCVTCHETKFAKHCVKCNKAITSGGITYQDQPWHAECFVCVTCSKKLAGQRFTAVEDQYYCVDCYKNFVAKKCAGCKNPITGFGKGSSVVAYEGQSWHDYCFHCKKCSMNLANKRFVFHQEQVYCPDCAKKL, encoded by the exons ATGGCTTCCCATAGACACTCAG GTCCCTCCAGCTACAAGGTGGGCACCATGACTGAGAAGTTCGACTGCCACTACTGCAGGGACAACCTGCAGGGGAAGAAGTACGTGCAGAAGGACGGCCACCACTGCTGCCTCAAGTGCTTCGACAAGTTCTGCGCCAACACCTGTGTGGACTGCCGGAAGCCCATCGGCGCCGACTCCAAG GAGGTGCACTATAAGAACCGCTACTGGCACGACACCTGCTTCCGCTGCGCCAAGTGCCTTCACCCCTTGGCCAACGAGACCTTTGTGGCCAAGGACAACAAGATCTTCTGCAACAAGTGCACCACTCGGGAGGACAACCCCAAGTGCAAGGGGTGCTTCAAGCCAATCGTGGCAG GAGATCAGAACGTGGAGTACAAGAAGACCGTGTGGCACAAAGACTGCTTCACCTGCAGCAACTGCAAGCAAGTGATCGGGACCGGAAGCTTCTTCCCCAAAGGGGAGGACTTCTACTGCGTGACCTGCCACGAGACCAAATTCGCCAAGCACTGCGTGAAGTGCAACAAG GCCATCACATCTGGAGGAATCACTTACCAGGATCAGCCCTGGCATGCCGAGTGCTTTGTGTGTGTTACCTGCTCTAAGAAGCTGGCTGGGCAGCGTTTCACCGCTGTGGAGGACCAGTATTACTGCGTGGATTGCTACAAGAACTTTGTGGCCAAGAAGTGTGCTGGATGCAAGAACCCCATCACTG GGTTTGGTAAAGGCTCCAGTGTGGTGGCCTATGAAGGACAATCCTGGCACGACTACTGCTTCCACTGCAAAAAATGCTCCATGAATCTGGCCAACAAGCGCTTTGTTTTCCACCAGGAGCAAGTGTATTGCCCCGACTGTGCCAAAAAGCTGTAA
- the FHL1 gene encoding four and a half LIM domains protein 1 isoform X2, with product MASHRHSGPSSYKVGTMTEKFDCHYCRDNLQGKKYVQKDGHHCCLKCFDKFCANTCVDCRKPIGADSKEVHYKNRYWHDTCFRCAKCLHPLANETFVAKDNKIFCNKCTTREDNPKCKGCFKPIVAGDQNVEYKKTVWHKDCFTCSNCKQVIGTGSFFPKGEDFYCVTCHETKFAKHCVKCNKAITSGGITYQDQPWHAECFVCVTCSKKLAGQRFTAVEDQYYCVDCYKNFVAKKCAGCKNPITGKRTVSRVSHPVSKARKPPVCHGKRLPLTLFPSANLRGRHPGGERTCPSWVVVLYRKNRSLAAPRGPGLVKAPVWWPMKDNPGTTTASTAKNAP from the exons ATGGCTTCCCATAGACACTCAG GTCCCTCCAGCTACAAGGTGGGCACCATGACTGAGAAGTTCGACTGCCACTACTGCAGGGACAACCTGCAGGGGAAGAAGTACGTGCAGAAGGACGGCCACCACTGCTGCCTCAAGTGCTTCGACAAGTTCTGCGCCAACACCTGTGTGGACTGCCGGAAGCCCATCGGCGCCGACTCCAAG GAGGTGCACTATAAGAACCGCTACTGGCACGACACCTGCTTCCGCTGCGCCAAGTGCCTTCACCCCTTGGCCAACGAGACCTTTGTGGCCAAGGACAACAAGATCTTCTGCAACAAGTGCACCACTCGGGAGGACAACCCCAAGTGCAAGGGGTGCTTCAAGCCAATCGTGGCAG GAGATCAGAACGTGGAGTACAAGAAGACCGTGTGGCACAAAGACTGCTTCACCTGCAGCAACTGCAAGCAAGTGATCGGGACCGGAAGCTTCTTCCCCAAAGGGGAGGACTTCTACTGCGTGACCTGCCACGAGACCAAATTCGCCAAGCACTGCGTGAAGTGCAACAAG GCCATCACATCTGGAGGAATCACTTACCAGGATCAGCCCTGGCATGCCGAGTGCTTTGTGTGTGTTACCTGCTCTAAGAAGCTGGCTGGGCAGCGTTTCACCGCTGTGGAGGACCAGTATTACTGCGTGGATTGCTACAAGAACTTTGTGGCCAAGAAGTGTGCTGGATGCAAGAACCCCATCACTG GGAAAAGGACTGTGTcaagagtgagccacccagtctctaaAGCTAGGAAGCCCCCAGTGTGCCACGGGAAACGCTTGCCTCTCACCCTGTTTCCCAGCGCCAACCTCCGGGGCAGGCATCCGGGTGGAGAGAGGACTTGTCCCTCGTGGGTGGTGGTTCTTTATAGAAAAAATCGAAGCTTAGCAGCTCCTCGAGGCCCG GGTTTGGTAAAGGCTCCAGTGTGGTGGCCTATGAAGGACAATCCTGGCACGACTACTGCTTCCACTGCAAAAAATGCTCCATGA
- the FHL1 gene encoding four and a half LIM domains protein 1 isoform X1, whose translation MTEKFDCHYCRDNLQGKKYVQKDGHHCCLKCFDKFCANTCVDCRKPIGADSKEVHYKNRYWHDTCFRCAKCLHPLANETFVAKDNKIFCNKCTTREDNPKCKGCFKPIVAGDQNVEYKKTVWHKDCFTCSNCKQVIGTGSFFPKGEDFYCVTCHETKFAKHCVKCNKAITSGGITYQDQPWHAECFVCVTCSKKLAGQRFTAVEDQYYCVDCYKNFVAKKCAGCKNPITGKRTVSRVSHPVSKARKPPVCHGKRLPLTLFPSANLRGRHPGGERTCPSWVVVLYRKNRSLAAPRGPGLVKAPVWWPMKDNPGTTTASTAKNAP comes from the exons ATGACTGAGAAGTTCGACTGCCACTACTGCAGGGACAACCTGCAGGGGAAGAAGTACGTGCAGAAGGACGGCCACCACTGCTGCCTCAAGTGCTTCGACAAGTTCTGCGCCAACACCTGTGTGGACTGCCGGAAGCCCATCGGCGCCGACTCCAAG GAGGTGCACTATAAGAACCGCTACTGGCACGACACCTGCTTCCGCTGCGCCAAGTGCCTTCACCCCTTGGCCAACGAGACCTTTGTGGCCAAGGACAACAAGATCTTCTGCAACAAGTGCACCACTCGGGAGGACAACCCCAAGTGCAAGGGGTGCTTCAAGCCAATCGTGGCAG GAGATCAGAACGTGGAGTACAAGAAGACCGTGTGGCACAAAGACTGCTTCACCTGCAGCAACTGCAAGCAAGTGATCGGGACCGGAAGCTTCTTCCCCAAAGGGGAGGACTTCTACTGCGTGACCTGCCACGAGACCAAATTCGCCAAGCACTGCGTGAAGTGCAACAAG GCCATCACATCTGGAGGAATCACTTACCAGGATCAGCCCTGGCATGCCGAGTGCTTTGTGTGTGTTACCTGCTCTAAGAAGCTGGCTGGGCAGCGTTTCACCGCTGTGGAGGACCAGTATTACTGCGTGGATTGCTACAAGAACTTTGTGGCCAAGAAGTGTGCTGGATGCAAGAACCCCATCACTG GGAAAAGGACTGTGTcaagagtgagccacccagtctctaaAGCTAGGAAGCCCCCAGTGTGCCACGGGAAACGCTTGCCTCTCACCCTGTTTCCCAGCGCCAACCTCCGGGGCAGGCATCCGGGTGGAGAGAGGACTTGTCCCTCGTGGGTGGTGGTTCTTTATAGAAAAAATCGAAGCTTAGCAGCTCCTCGAGGCCCG GGTTTGGTAAAGGCTCCAGTGTGGTGGCCTATGAAGGACAATCCTGGCACGACTACTGCTTCCACTGCAAAAAATGCTCCATGA
- the FHL1 gene encoding four and a half LIM domains protein 1 isoform X3, translating into MTEKFDCHYCRDNLQGKKYVQKDGHHCCLKCFDKFCANTCVDCRKPIGADSKEVHYKNRYWHDTCFRCAKCLHPLANETFVAKDNKIFCNKCTTREDNPKCKGCFKPIVAGDQNVEYKKTVWHKDCFTCSNCKQVIGTGSFFPKGEDFYCVTCHETKFAKHCVKCNKAITSGGITYQDQPWHAECFVCVTCSKKLAGQRFTAVEDQYYCVDCYKNFVAKKCAGCKNPITGFGKGSSVVAYEGQSWHDYCFHCKKCSMNLANKRFVFHQEQVYCPDCAKKL; encoded by the exons ATGACTGAGAAGTTCGACTGCCACTACTGCAGGGACAACCTGCAGGGGAAGAAGTACGTGCAGAAGGACGGCCACCACTGCTGCCTCAAGTGCTTCGACAAGTTCTGCGCCAACACCTGTGTGGACTGCCGGAAGCCCATCGGCGCCGACTCCAAG GAGGTGCACTATAAGAACCGCTACTGGCACGACACCTGCTTCCGCTGCGCCAAGTGCCTTCACCCCTTGGCCAACGAGACCTTTGTGGCCAAGGACAACAAGATCTTCTGCAACAAGTGCACCACTCGGGAGGACAACCCCAAGTGCAAGGGGTGCTTCAAGCCAATCGTGGCAG GAGATCAGAACGTGGAGTACAAGAAGACCGTGTGGCACAAAGACTGCTTCACCTGCAGCAACTGCAAGCAAGTGATCGGGACCGGAAGCTTCTTCCCCAAAGGGGAGGACTTCTACTGCGTGACCTGCCACGAGACCAAATTCGCCAAGCACTGCGTGAAGTGCAACAAG GCCATCACATCTGGAGGAATCACTTACCAGGATCAGCCCTGGCATGCCGAGTGCTTTGTGTGTGTTACCTGCTCTAAGAAGCTGGCTGGGCAGCGTTTCACCGCTGTGGAGGACCAGTATTACTGCGTGGATTGCTACAAGAACTTTGTGGCCAAGAAGTGTGCTGGATGCAAGAACCCCATCACTG GGTTTGGTAAAGGCTCCAGTGTGGTGGCCTATGAAGGACAATCCTGGCACGACTACTGCTTCCACTGCAAAAAATGCTCCATGAATCTGGCCAACAAGCGCTTTGTTTTCCACCAGGAGCAAGTGTATTGCCCCGACTGTGCCAAAAAGCTGTAA